The following are encoded together in the Phaseolus vulgaris cultivar G19833 chromosome 9, P. vulgaris v2.0, whole genome shotgun sequence genome:
- the LOC137820064 gene encoding uncharacterized protein isoform X2 produces the protein MQSALQFQASNPRTLAPLTTHTFATNVRSHRSLSFTKLSSLPLPLCSFTVQPSHYTSTLGSPQLTHWNLTSRHVTVLNVFACATAVCTTWLFFSAIPTLLAFKKAAESMEKLMDATREELPNTMAAIRLSGMEISDLTTELGHIGQGITQGVRSSTRAVRLAEERIRGLTTMPSSGDDQFES, from the exons ATGCAGAGTGCTCTGCAATTCCAAGCTTCAAACCCACGCACCTTAGCTCCACTCACGACGCACACTTTTGCCACCAACGTTCGCTCACACCGTAGTCTCTCATTCACGAAGCTCTCTTCCCTTCCCCTACCTCTGTGCTCCTTCACCGTACAACCCTCACATTACACCTCCACACTCGGATCTCCACAGCTCACACACTGGAACCTCACCAGCCGCCACGTCACCGTTCTCAACGTCTTTGCCTGCGCG ACGGCGGTATGTACAACGTGGCTGTTTTTCTCCGCGATTCCGACGCTCCTG GCTTTCAAGAAAGCAGCGGAATCGATGGAGAAGCTGATGGATGCCACGAGGGAAGAGCTTCCCAACACCATGGCCGCAATTCGATTATCCGGCATGGAAATCAGTGACTTAACCACCGAGCTTGGTCATATAGG CCAAGGGATTACTCAAGGTGTTCGAAGCTCCACTCGTGCAGTTCGCTTGGCGGAGGAGAGGATTCGCGGCTTGACTACTATGCCTTCTTCAG GAGATGATCAATTCGAAAGCTGA
- the LOC137820064 gene encoding uncharacterized protein isoform X1: MQSALQFQASNPRTLAPLTTHTFATNVRSHRSLSFTKLSSLPLPLCSFTVQPSHYTSTLGSPQLTHWNLTSRHVTVLNVFACATAVCTTWLFFSAIPTLLAFKKAAESMEKLMDATREELPNTMAAIRLSGMEISDLTTELGHIGQGITQGVRSSTRAVRLAEERIRGLTTMPSSASLQEMINSKAEDSNEPAVAKAARGVREGIVKGRAMLQMFFTLTRFSRFALNFISGRRKLSN; encoded by the exons ATGCAGAGTGCTCTGCAATTCCAAGCTTCAAACCCACGCACCTTAGCTCCACTCACGACGCACACTTTTGCCACCAACGTTCGCTCACACCGTAGTCTCTCATTCACGAAGCTCTCTTCCCTTCCCCTACCTCTGTGCTCCTTCACCGTACAACCCTCACATTACACCTCCACACTCGGATCTCCACAGCTCACACACTGGAACCTCACCAGCCGCCACGTCACCGTTCTCAACGTCTTTGCCTGCGCG ACGGCGGTATGTACAACGTGGCTGTTTTTCTCCGCGATTCCGACGCTCCTG GCTTTCAAGAAAGCAGCGGAATCGATGGAGAAGCTGATGGATGCCACGAGGGAAGAGCTTCCCAACACCATGGCCGCAATTCGATTATCCGGCATGGAAATCAGTGACTTAACCACCGAGCTTGGTCATATAGG CCAAGGGATTACTCAAGGTGTTCGAAGCTCCACTCGTGCAGTTCGCTTGGCGGAGGAGAGGATTCGCGGCTTGACTACTATGCCTTCTTCAG CTTCGTTGCAGGAGATGATCAATTCGAAAGCTGAGGATAGTAATGAGCCTGCGGTGGCCAAAGCAGCAAGGGGCGTGAGAGAGGGTATTGTCAAGGGTCGTGCTATGTTGCAAATGTTTTTCACCCTCACCCGATTTTCAAGGTTTGCTCTCAATTTTATCTCTGGTCGTAGAAAACTGTCAAACTAG
- the LOC137820063 gene encoding E3 ubiquitin-protein ligase RKP: MGEDSPRVGGFSAGLAVLLNGEDGKKNLPKTRLLSCCDDLGQQSVERTLEYVFGLPNRSLNSLTGPVDRGCIHSVIRNDFSRYNVKLRDSYSERDGVCYINGKNGNGPDIIGLEESSICGDIKVIKSPFLIESMAMFSSARASACVWKGKWMYEVMLETSGIQQLGWATLSCPFTDHKGVGDADDSYAYDGRRVSKWNKDAETYGQSWVVGDIIGCCIDLDQDEILFYRNGNSLGVAFQGIRKMGPGFGYYPAVSLSQGERCELNFGARPFKYPIEGYLPLQAPPSKNYFVTQLLQCWSRLLDMHSVERADHSLVQKLRRVKRFDSLEEIFHPASYAICEELFSILEADVGITEYMVWGPLLSFMFEVFGLHAPHDYSSLDKVVEVMLQFQGSHVLFEHILNALSCGCKIALLILTECPYSGSYSHLALACHLLRREELMVLWWKSPDFEFVFEGFLSQKSPNKHDLDFMIPTVWWPGSCEDASYEGNMMLTTTALSESVSKIEEKHRDLCRLVIQFIPPTNPPQLPGAVFRTFLRSLLLKNRGAERNIPPPGVSSNSVLVSIYTVVLHFLSEGFALGDICGWLKSCKTDVGFLHRGGEQSFPVHLFLKSDPHRADISRLGGSYSHLSKLHPTFDHEMEVIQWDEGCMDSEETRVTHSTRQKPCCCSSYDSDFTRNFKVPAKYLAKGSRGHCSSIPERPAHVTAECSDGSLNNEITDKPSPSDQSEPEYGYRQVHHMKSVPKDINISSTTLREEELLDTLLWLYHVGLAPNFKQASYYMTHQTQSISLLEETDKQIRERACSEQLKHLKEARNEYREEVIDCVRHCAWYRISLFSRWKQRGMYAMCMWVVQLLLVLSNMDSVFIYIPEYYLEALVDCFHVLRKSDPPFVPSTIFIKRGLTSFVTFVVTHFNDPRISSADLRDLLLQSISVLVQYREYLATFENNEAATQRMPKALLSAFDNRSWIPVTNILLRLCKGSGFSFSKNGESSSSSVLFQRLLREACISDEGLFSSFLNRLFNTLSWTMTEFSVSVREMQEKYQVIEFQQRKCCVIFDLSCNLARILEFCTREIPQVFLSGPDTNLRRLTELVVFILNHITSAADAEFFDLSLRRHSQSPEKINRGMILAPLVGIILNLLDATNSEEYRENNDLLDVFASMDCPDTVQYGFQYLLDYNWDGSFRGEAYVAKYEQLENFLSLLTCRTVLPHDKVDSVGDTDLDDSLCCICYACEADAQIAPCSHKSCYGCITRHLLNCQRCFFCNATVTSVSKIG, from the exons ATGGGTGAAGATAGCCCGCGAGTTGGTGGGTTTTCAGCTGGTCTGGCTGTGTTATTGAACGGTGAGGACGGTAAGAAAAATTTGCCAAAAACTCGGTTACTTTCTTGCTGTGACGATTTGGGTCAGCAATCGGTGGAGCGAACCCTTGAGTATGTGTTTGGCCTCCCAAACAGATCACTCAATTCATTGACTGGTCCGGTTGATCGTGGTTGTATTCACTCTGTCATTAGAAATGATTTCTCAAGATATAATGTGAAATTGAGGGATTCGTACAGTGAAAGAGACGGGGTTTGTTATATTAATGGTAAAAATGGCAACGGGCCTGATATTATAGGCCTAGAAGAATCAAGCATCTGTGGTGATATTAAAGTAATCAAGTCACCTTTTCTTATAGAGAGCATGGCAATGTTCAGTAGTGCCAGGGCTAGTGCTTGTGTTTGGAAGGGAAAATGGATGTATGAAGTCATGTTGGAAACATCTGGCATACAGCAACTTGGCTGGGCCACTCTTTCTTGCCCTTTCACTGACCATAAAGGTGTTGGTGATGCTGATGATTCATATGCTTATGATGGGAGGCGAGTTAGCAAGTGGAACAAGGATGCTGAGACATATGGCCAGTCATGGGTTGTTGGTGATATTATTGGATGTTGTATAGATTTAGATCAAGATGAAATATTATTCTACAGGAATGGTAATTCACTTGGGGTTGCATTCCAAGGAATTCGAAAGATGGGTCCTGGTTTCGGTTATTATCCAGCAGTTTCTCTCTCCCAGGGTGAAAGATGTGAGTTAAACTTTGGAGCTCGACCCTTTAAGTATCCCATCGAGGGCTACCTTCCTCTTCAGGCTCCTCCCTCTAAGAACTACTTTGTCACCCAATTGCTGCAATGCTGGTCAAGACTGTTGGACATGCATTCAGTGGAACGAGCTGATCATTCCCTAGTTCAGAAATTGAGAAGAGTGAAGAGGTTTGATTCACTGGAAGAAATTTTCCATCCAGCTTCGTATGCTATATGTGAGGAATTATTCTCTATACTTGAAGCGGATGTTGGGATCACAGAGTATATGGTTTGGGGTCCACTGTTGTCTTTCATGTTTGAAGTTTTTGGTTTGCATGCTCCCCATGATTACTCAAGCTTGGATAAAGTAGTTGAGGTTATGCTACAATTTCAAGGATCCCATGTGCTATTTGAACACATCCTAAATGCTCTTTCATGTGGTTGTAAAATAGCCTTATTAATTTTAACTGAATGTCCTTACTCTGGATCATATTCTCACCTTGCATTGGCATGTCATCTATTAAGACGAGAGGAGCTTATGGTGCTTTGGTGGAAGTCACCAGATTTCGAATTCGTGTTTGAAGGTTTTCTTTCACAAAAGAGTCCAAACAAACATGATCTTGACTTCATGATACCAACTGTTTGGTGGCCTGGTTCATGCGAAGATGCATCTTATGAAGGTAACATGATGTTGACAACCACAGCTTTGTCTGAATCAGTCAGCAAG ATTGAGGAGAAGCATAGGGACCTTTGTCGCCTAGTGATACAATTTATACCACCTACGAATCCTCCCCAGCTACCTGGAGCAGTATTTAGGACATTTTTACGGAGCCTTCTACTGAAGAACAGAGGAGCAGAACGTAATATTCCACCCCCTGGAGTTTCTAGCAACTCGGTTCTTGTTTCAATTTACACAGTTGTACTCCATTTTCTATCTGAAGGATTTGCCTTGGGTGACATCTGTGGCTGGTTAAAGAGCTGCAAAACAGATGTTGGTTTCCTTCACAGAGGTGGTGAGCAAAGTTTCCCTGttcatttatttcttaaaaGTGATCCCCATAGAGCTGATATTTCCAGGCTTGGGGGATCCTATAGCCATTTATCAAAGCTACACCCAACATTTGATCATGAAATGGAAGTGATTCAATGGGATGAAGGTTGCATGGATAGTGAAGAAACCAGGGTCACTCATTCAACCAGGCAGAAGCCATGCTGTTGTTCTAGTTATGATTCTGATTTCACAAGGAACTTCAAGGTTCCTGCTAAATACCTGGCCAAAGGTTCTCGTGGTCATTGTAGCTCTATTCCAGAGAGACCTGCTCATGTCACTGCTGAATGCAGTGATGGGAGTTTGAATAATGAGATAACTGATAAACCTAGCCCCAGTGATCAATCTGAACCTGAGTATGGTTACCGCCAAGTGCACCATATGAAGTCTGTACCAAAGGATATTAATATCTCTTCAACTACACTACGAGAAGAGGAGCTACTTGATACTTTGCTATGGTTGTATCATGTTGGTCTTGCTCCAAATTTTAAGCAG GCATCATACTACATGACCCATCAGACACAGTCAATTTCCCTTTTGGAGGAAACGGATAAGCAAATAAGAGAGCGAGCTTGCAGTGAGCAATTGAAACATTTGAAAGAAGCTCGTAATGAATATAGAGAAGAGGTTATTGATTGTGTTAGGCATTGTGCTTG GTACCGCATCTCTTTATTTTCACGGTGGAAGCAAAGAGGAATGTATGCAATGTGCATGTGGGTTGTCCAGTTGCTTCTGGTCCTTAGCAATATGGATTCAGTGTTTATATACATCCCTGAATATTATCTGGAAGCTTTG GTTGATTGCTTTCATGTGTTGCGGAAAAGTGATCCTCCCTTTGTTCCATCCACAATTTTCATTAAGAGAGGACTTACTTCATTT GTCACTTTTGTAGTCACCCATTTCAATGATCCAAGAATATCAAGTGCAGATCTTAGAGACCTTCTTCTTCAGTCTATATCTGTCCTGGTGCAGTACAGGGAATATTTGGCTACCTTTGAGAACAATGAGGCAGCCACCCAAAGGATGCCGAAAGCTTTATTATCAGCATTTGATAACAGATCTTGGATACCAGTGACAAACATACTCTTACGATTATGCAAGGGTTCTGGttttagtttttcaaagaatggagaatcatcttcatcatcagtTCTTTTCCAA AGGTTGCTAAGGGAAGCTTGCATAAGTGATGAAGGATTGTTTTCATCTTTTCTAAACCGACTGTTCAATACACTAAGCTGGACCATGACTGAATTTTCAGTTTCTGTTCGAGAAATGCAAGAAAAGTACCAG GTAATAGAGTTTCAGCAAAGGAAATGTTGTGTCATATTTGATCTTTCATGTAATCTTGCAAGGATTCTGGAGTTCTGCACTCGTGAGATTCCTCAAGTATTCCTGTCTGGACCAGACACTAACCTAAGAAGGTTAACCGAGTTGGTTGTATTTATCCTCAATCACATTACTTCTGCTGCCGATGCTGAATTCTTTGACTT gtCCCTTAGACGGCATAGTCAATCTCCAGAAAAAATAAACCGAGGCATGATATTGGCCCCTCTAGTAGGGATCATCTTAAATTTATTGGATGCTACAAATTCTGAAGAATATCGAGAAAACAATGATCTTTTAGATGTTTTCGCAAGCATGGACTGTCCAGATACCGTTCAGTATGGGTTTCAGTATCTTCTGGATTATAACTGG GACGGATCCTTTCGAGGGGAAGCTTATGTAGCAAAATATGAGCAACTAGAGAATTTTCTTAGTCTCCTTACTTGCCGCACCGTATTACCACATGATAAAGTGGATAGTGTGGGAGATACAGATCTTGATGATAGCTTGTGCTGCATATGTTATGCATGTGAAGCAGATGCTCAAATTGCACCTTGTTCACACAAGTCTTGTTATGGCTGTATAACCAGGCACCTTTTGAACTGCCAGAGATGTTTCTTTTGCAACGCAACAGTGACAAGTGTTAGCAAAATTGGTTAG